In Cyanobacteria bacterium GSL.Bin1, a genomic segment contains:
- a CDS encoding cytochrome D ubiquinol oxidase subunit II codes for MDVSPKSESSPHTVANEIKDLIESLPDTEKGSWIKQAVKILIRLVGEDIATTDWKIISRTLQDLEAGFMTFQPYRHTRKVTVFGSARIASDTEEYALAKEFSKCLAQQGFMVMTGAGGGIMAAGNEGAGRENSFGLNIQLPFEQGANEHIYNDEKLIGFKYFFTRKLFFLRESDAIALFPGGYGTQDEAFECLTLCQTGRQPPIPLVLIDKPGGDYWKAWDRYIRHHLIHDGLVSPDDNCIYTITDDLDVACEAINHFYRVYHSSSYVGDLLVMRLNGEPSDEQVALLNEEFSDILVGGKFEKSPPLREENGDGTNNLPRLVFHFNQRDLGRLYKLIRRINEFPIAVPSRVETHPEQK; via the coding sequence ATGGATGTATCTCCGAAAAGTGAAAGCAGCCCCCATACGGTGGCAAATGAAATTAAGGATTTGATTGAGAGCCTTCCCGATACAGAAAAAGGAAGTTGGATTAAACAAGCGGTAAAAATTTTAATCCGCCTGGTGGGTGAAGACATTGCAACAACCGATTGGAAAATTATTTCCCGCACGCTACAAGATCTTGAAGCCGGGTTTATGACGTTTCAACCCTATCGCCATACCCGTAAAGTCACAGTTTTTGGTTCGGCGCGCATTGCCTCTGATACAGAAGAATATGCTCTAGCAAAAGAATTTTCAAAATGTCTGGCTCAACAGGGCTTTATGGTTATGACGGGTGCCGGGGGCGGGATTATGGCGGCTGGGAATGAAGGGGCAGGACGAGAAAACTCCTTCGGCTTAAATATCCAACTCCCCTTTGAACAGGGAGCCAATGAACATATCTATAATGATGAAAAACTGATCGGGTTTAAGTATTTCTTTACCCGAAAACTCTTTTTCTTACGGGAAAGTGACGCGATCGCGCTGTTTCCAGGAGGATATGGCACACAGGATGAAGCATTTGAATGTTTAACCCTGTGTCAAACGGGAAGACAACCGCCGATTCCTTTGGTTTTGATTGATAAACCCGGTGGCGACTATTGGAAAGCGTGGGATCGTTATATCCGACATCATTTGATTCACGATGGCTTAGTCAGTCCTGATGATAACTGTATCTATACCATTACTGATGATCTCGATGTCGCCTGTGAAGCAATTAATCATTTCTACCGCGTCTATCATTCCAGCAGTTATGTGGGCGACTTATTGGTGATGCGCTTAAATGGGGAACCTTCTGATGAACAAGTGGCGTTACTCAATGAAGAATTTAGTGACATTTTAGTGGGTGGGAAATTTGAGAAAAGCCCTCCGCTGAGGGAAGAAAACGGTGACGGGACTAATAATCTGCCTCGTCTGGTATTTCACTTTAACCAGCGGGACTTAGGGCGACTTTATAAGCTGATTCGGCGGATTAATGAGTTTCCCATTGCTGTTCCCTCCCGCGTGGAAACTCATCCTGAACAAAAATAA